One segment of Clarias gariepinus isolate MV-2021 ecotype Netherlands chromosome 6, CGAR_prim_01v2, whole genome shotgun sequence DNA contains the following:
- the romo1 gene encoding reactive oxygen species modulator 1, giving the protein MPVAVGPYGQAQPSCFDRVKMGFMMGFAVGMAAGAMFGTFSCLRIGMRGRELMSGVGKTMMQSGGTFGTFMAIGMGIRC; this is encoded by the exons ATGCCTGTAGCTGTAGGACCATATGGACAGGCACAGCCAAGCTGTTTTGACAGAGTCAAGATGGGCTTCATGATGGGCTTTGCAGTTGGAATGGCTGCTGGTGCCATGTTTGGAACATTCTCCTGCCTACG AATTGGAATGAGGGGACGAGAGCTGATGAGTGGAGTGGGAAAGACCATGATGCAAAGTGGGGGTACATTTGGGACCTTCATGGCCATTGGCATGGGCATTCGGTGCTGA
- the mych gene encoding myelocytomatosis oncogene homolog: MLPSRSPPHDWLSESEPLLFDDEFCQNLIKDLQSIPTPPQSPPIKAGLGKSMSGVDQLELVSELLLEDSDFFHLKWNCDLADDRTRYSVSDEKMSVLSTSPLLSDIDTEIFAEIVGSTLDCGGAAAVCEALMQGDNLLLDTPELTETTSDYGSLSAPGESTSDSEEEIDVVTVRQSNIFTRSQQQKDDRHEQQQALKRCHLEIQQQHNYAAPRPASPPPPLPSTKRVRGNMKHYNSRHSCDLEDGEERRRTHNVMERQRRNELKNCFLRLRHHVPELSNNDKASKVMILKRAKESIRNLESEGQKLSQKRDRLRDKQKQLKAKLEQLKRC; the protein is encoded by the exons ATGCTGCCGAGTCGTTCCCCGCCACACGACTGGCTTAGCGAGTCGGAACCGCTGCTGTTCGACGACGAGTTTTGCCAGAACTTAATCAAGGACCTGCAGTCGATCCCCACGCCGCCGCAGTCTCCGCCGATCAAGGCCGGCCTCGGCAAGTCCATGTCCGGGGTCGACCAGCTCGAGTTGGTGTCGGAGCTTTTGCTCGAGGACAGCGACTTTTTTCACTTGAAATGGAATTGTGATTTAGCCGACGATCGTACGAGGTATTCCGTCTCGGACGAGAAAATGTCCGTCCTGTCTACGAGCCCTTTGCTTTCGGATATCGATACTGAAATCTTTGCCGAGATCGTCGGTTCGACGCTGGATTGTGGCGGCGCTGCGGCCGTGTGTGAGGCGCTGATGCAGGGCGATAACTTACTCCTGGACACCCCGGAGCTGACCGAGACCACCTCTGATTACGGCTCGCTGTCCGCGCCTGGAGAATCGACCAGCGATTCTG AGGAGGAGATTGATGTGGTAACTGTTCGCCAAAGCAACATATTTACTCGCTCACAGCAGCAGAAAGATGACCGGCATGAGCAGCAGCAGGCACTGAAACGCTGTCACCTTGAGATCCAGCAGCAGCACAACTATGCTGCTCCTAGGCCTGCTTCGCCTCCACCTCCTTTGCCGAGTACAAAACGTGTTCGCGGAAATATGAAACACTACAACTCCCGCCACTCCTGTGATCTGGAAGACGGTGAGGAGCGTCGCAGGACCCATAACGTTATGGAGAGGCAACGACGCAATGAGTTGAAGAATTGCTTCCTACGTTTGCGTCATCACGTGCCTGAGCTATCTAACAATGACAAAGCATCCAAGGTAATGATACTGAAACGAGCTAAGGAGAGCATCCGCAACCTAGAATCAGAGGGACAGAAGCTCAGTCAGAAGAGAGACCGGCTGAGAGACAAACAGAAACAGCTAAAGGCCAAACTTGAGCAGCTAAAACGTTGTTGA